In the Natrinema sp. CBA1119 genome, ACTGTACGCCTGCGGGTAGTTACCCCGCTGTTCGCCGCTCTCGGGATCGACCGCCTCGGCCAATAGCCCGAGCGGACTGGCGTACTCGAGGACGGACTCGAAGCGATCGCGGGCCTCCTCGGTTCGCCCCGCGAGCGCGAGCGCGGTGACGAGCCAGAACGAACAGACGAAGAACGGGCTGTCCTCGCCGGGGAGCCCGTCCTCGCCCTCGTACCGGCGGACGAGGCCGTCGTCGGTCGCCAGCCGGTCCAGCGTCGCGTCGATCGTCCCCTGCACGCGATCGTCGTCGGCCGGGAGGAAGCCGACGACCGGGATCAGCAGGTTCGCCGCGTCGAGCGTGTCGCCGTCGCCGAACGATCGCACGAAGCTGTTCGCCCCCTCGCTGAACCCGCGCTCGAGGATCGCCTCGCGGACATCGTCTCGGGCCGCCCGCCAGCGCTCGATCGGAGCCTCGACGCCGTTGGCCGCCTCGGCAAGCCTGATGCCGCGGTCGAGCGCCGTCCAGCACATGACCTTCGAGTAGACGAATCCCTCGTGGTCGGTCCGCATCTCCCAGATACCGGCGTCGGGCTCGTCCCAGCCCTCGCAGACGTAGTCGACGAGGTCGCGCACCACCGGCCAGTCGCCGGACCGCATCGGCTCGCCGTACCGAACGCTCTCGTAGATCGCGAGCACCAGCTCGCCGTAGATATCGAGCTGATGTTGGTTCCGAGCCGCGTTGCCGACGCGAACGGGAGCGGAGCCGCGGTATCCCTCGAGGTGGTCGAGGACGCGCTCCTCGAGGTCGCTCCCGCCGTGGAGGCCGTAGACCGGCGGCATCTCCGCCGGCTCGTGCCGGCTGCAGTGGTCGAGACACAGCTCGAAGTAGGACCGGGCCTCCTCGAGATGGCCCAGTTCGGCCAGCACCCGGACGGTGAAGGCCGAGTCGCGGATCCAGTTGAAGCGGTAATCCCAGTTGCGGACGCCACCGACGTCTTCGGGCAGCGAGGTCGTCGGTGCCGCACACACTGCGCCCGTTTCTCGGTGAATCAGGAGTTTGAGAACGAGCGACGAGCGGACCGCGAAGTCGTGCCACTGACCGCCGACGGGACAGTCCGTCTCGTCACAGTCGTGGACCCACGACCGCCAGTAATCGACCGTCTCGGCGAGCGTCTCCCGGTGCCGCGACGGCTCGAGGGGGATCTCCTCGCCGTAGCCCAGCACCAGCCAGCGCGTCTCGCCGTCCTCGAGCGTCGCCGTCGCGCTCGCCCCGTGGCCGTCGCTCGCGGGCTCGAAGGGAAGACCGCTCGAGAGAACGGCTCGCTCGTCATCGCCGGTCGCGACGACGCCGTCAGTGGTCAGTTCGATCTCGGGTACGTCTCGTGCGTACGCAAAGCGGGGATCGAACTCGATCTCGACCTCGAGCGGGCCGTCCTCGCACTCGAGTTTGCGGTAGATCGCGGGCGGCCAGTCGTCGGGCCCGATCGCCCGGTCATCGGATCCAACCGCCTCCGGGACGGGCATGAAGTCCGTCACCGTTGCGCTCCCGCCGGCGGTCCGAAACGTCGTCTCGAGGACGTTCGTCCGGTCGCGGTAGCGCTGGACGGACTCGAACGATTGGGTCGGTCGGACGGCGAAGTGGCCGCCGCGGTCGGCGTCGAGCACGGCGGCGAAGACGCTCGGCGACTCGACGTGCGGGAACGGACACCAGTCGATCGAGCCGTCGCGACCGACGAGGGCAACCGTGTTCCCGTCGCCGATCGCGCCGTACTCCTCGAGGCGTTTGTACTGCATGGGTATGTGGGTTCGATGGCGAATTGCCAGCGGACGGCACGTCCGTACTCGTCGGACGACCTTTCCTATTGGGCAGTCGCTCGAAGGGGGGCCGCGCTGCCGGCGACGTAGGCGTTATAGCCGGCGAAGCTCGCGACAACCGTCCCCGTCACGACGTCGTTCCAGAGCGCCGGCCCCTCGAGGCCGAAGACGAACGGCGCGACGACGAGCCAGCAGCCGAGGACCGCGACGAGCGCGGCACCCGTCTGACTCGTGGCTCGCCGTCTGGCCGCTCTGGTGTAGTTGTAGCCGGCGACGAGGACGATCGCCGTCCCGACGATGATGTCGTTCCAGCGATCGGCGGCCGGTGCACCGAAGACGAACGGTGCCGCGAGCAGCCAGCAGCCGAGGACGCTCGTGCCGGCGGCGGTCCACTTCGTCGTCAGGTCCATGATCCGGGAGTTCCGTCGGGAGGGAGTGGTCCTCTCTCGCGGTCGCGAATCGGGGTTCGGGCCGTCATACGGTCTGCTGTAACGATTCACCGGAGTAACCGCAGGACGATTCGCGGTTGCTCCGGAACTGACTGACAGCAGTCCGTCTCAGGCCGACGCCATGTTCCGGCAGGTCTCCGCACAGTCCCGGAGGACATCCGCACAGACCTGACAGTGCTCGGCGTCGTGTCGTTCGCACTCGTCTGCGCACTCCTCGCAGGCGTCGGCGGTGATCGCGGCGATGTCCGAACTGTAGCCGGAGTTGCGAGCCATGAACCGAGCGTGCATGGCAGTCAGATCGGCGACGTCTCGGCAGAGTCGGAGACACTCCGCCATCTCCTCGCCCTCGCCGGCGCACTCGTCGGCACACCACTCACAGGCCTGTGCGCACTCGAAACAGCTGTCGATACACTCCTGCATCTCCTCGTCCTCGCTGACGTGGTCGATCTGGGTCAGTGCCATTGCGATCGGTCGGTCGGCGACGATCGGCTTTGTTATCCACACCCCACGACGGACCGACCGAACGGTGAGGCGCGGTACCCGCAGCAAGGACCGCGGGACGGCCGATCGGTGAGGACCGATTCATGAACGATTACCGCCGGACGGTACGGGGTCCGTTCGCCGGCGAGTCGCCGGGGAAATCGCCGTTCGAGTCCGTAACTCGTGGGGAGTCGCGGCCCGCGTCGTCGCACCGATGAAAGCCCATGCCACAGTTTAACGACAGCCGGTGCCGTAGCCCGCGACATGACTCACTCCGTCGTTCACCTCCTCGGCGTCCCCTTCGCGATCATCGCGGGGACCGGGGCCGGAGTGTTCGCGTTGCTGTCCTGGGGCATCTTCCGGAACTCCCCGTTCGGGACGGCCATCGCTCTCCTCACGGTCGGAATGGTCGCGCTGACGATCTACCACACGACGCTGCTCGTCACCGGGCCGGAGCCGCTGGTCCTCCACGTGCTCCGGAGTGCGGCGAACACGAGTATCGCGATCTTTCTCGGACTGCTGATACTCCGCCATCGACAGCTCCACCGGAGCCGACCGGGGGGTGAGTCGTCGTGGACGGACTGACTCCCTTCGTCGGCTACAACCTCGCGATCGGGATCGTCGTCACCTGCGAGTTGCTGTACTTCTACTCGCTCGAGGCGTCGGTGACGGCGTACCGTCGGTTCGTGCTCGTCACCGTCGCCGGATTGATGCTGGCCGTGATCGGCGGGCCGGTCGCCGAACTGATCGCGCCGCCGCTGGTCCACTGGGTCCACGGGACCGCCGCGCTACTGGTCATCCTCGGTCTCTACGACCCC is a window encoding:
- a CDS encoding glycoside hydrolase family 15 protein — translated: MQYKRLEEYGAIGDGNTVALVGRDGSIDWCPFPHVESPSVFAAVLDADRGGHFAVRPTQSFESVQRYRDRTNVLETTFRTAGGSATVTDFMPVPEAVGSDDRAIGPDDWPPAIYRKLECEDGPLEVEIEFDPRFAYARDVPEIELTTDGVVATGDDERAVLSSGLPFEPASDGHGASATATLEDGETRWLVLGYGEEIPLEPSRHRETLAETVDYWRSWVHDCDETDCPVGGQWHDFAVRSSLVLKLLIHRETGAVCAAPTTSLPEDVGGVRNWDYRFNWIRDSAFTVRVLAELGHLEEARSYFELCLDHCSRHEPAEMPPVYGLHGGSDLEERVLDHLEGYRGSAPVRVGNAARNQHQLDIYGELVLAIYESVRYGEPMRSGDWPVVRDLVDYVCEGWDEPDAGIWEMRTDHEGFVYSKVMCWTALDRGIRLAEAANGVEAPIERWRAARDDVREAILERGFSEGANSFVRSFGDGDTLDAANLLIPVVGFLPADDDRVQGTIDATLDRLATDDGLVRRYEGEDGLPGEDSPFFVCSFWLVTALALAGRTEEARDRFESVLEYASPLGLLAEAVDPESGEQRGNYPQAYSHIGLLNSALSLADSTGSSDVGSSAAASPAPLGRNESLEDVASSGEIVRGTNEIE
- a CDS encoding four-helix bundle copper-binding protein codes for the protein MALTQIDHVSEDEEMQECIDSCFECAQACEWCADECAGEGEEMAECLRLCRDVADLTAMHARFMARNSGYSSDIAAITADACEECADECERHDAEHCQVCADVLRDCAETCRNMASA
- a CDS encoding SPW repeat protein, which encodes MDLTTKWTAAGTSVLGCWLLAAPFVFGAPAADRWNDIIVGTAIVLVAGYNYTRAARRRATSQTGAALVAVLGCWLVVAPFVFGLEGPALWNDVVTGTVVASFAGYNAYVAGSAAPLRATAQ